A genomic segment from Nocardiopsis sp. Huas11 encodes:
- a CDS encoding GNAT family N-acetyltransferase, protein MSAAPRVRAARPADLPVVAELAAEHAVYERAPAPAPDLARRLAALLFETPEPRLACLVAESAEGEVVGYATCSPELSTWQGREYLNMDCLFLRDGTRGQGLGALLVDAVAAEARRRGLAEVQWQTPVWNEGAARFYDRLGARAKEKLRYSLPVR, encoded by the coding sequence ATGAGCGCCGCTCCGCGCGTGCGGGCCGCGCGGCCTGCGGACCTGCCCGTGGTCGCCGAGCTCGCCGCCGAGCACGCCGTCTACGAGCGGGCGCCGGCGCCCGCGCCCGACCTCGCGCGACGCCTGGCGGCCCTGCTGTTCGAGACGCCCGAACCACGGCTCGCGTGCCTGGTCGCGGAGTCCGCCGAGGGCGAGGTCGTCGGCTACGCGACGTGCTCCCCGGAGCTGTCCACCTGGCAGGGCCGGGAGTACCTGAACATGGACTGCCTGTTCCTGCGGGACGGCACCCGCGGTCAGGGGCTCGGCGCCCTGCTGGTGGACGCGGTGGCGGCCGAGGCGCGCCGCCGCGGCCTCGCCGAGGTGCAGTGGCAGACCCCGGTGTGGAACGAGGGCGCGGCGCGCTTCTACGACCGCCTCGGCGCCCGCGCCAAGGAGAAGCTCCGCTACTCCCTGCCCGTGCGCTGA
- a CDS encoding TIM-barrel domain-containing protein encodes MFNEIEDGIEWRGSHQVVRAQAWGPDGIRVRAGLSVLREDLPGALVEPRVPATATITLEEERAVLSNGALTLEIDAAGMLRFLDAAGEELLAEERAHFWWPGPRAYSSTGHGYYRIEQRFRAYDGEKVFGLGQHTHGLFDQKGAVIDLVQRNAEVTIPFMVSSRGYGLLWNSPATGRVELADNGTRWVSDSARQIDYWVTAGEGPAEIMSHYADATGHAPELPEFASGFWQCKLRYKTQDELMEVAREYKRRGLPLSVIVSDFFHWTNLGDWKFDPAEWPDPKAMVEELREMGVELMVSVWPSVSPLSENYTEMLARGYLVATEQGPPVHADWAEKGVDGHVQVSFYDSTNPDARAYVWDKVRRNYLDLGIRVWWLDACEPEIRPGHPENLRYHTGPGTEVGNIYPAEHARGFHEGMLAAGESDVITLCRSAWAGSQRHGAALWSGDIPATFDSLRTQIRAGLNVAMSGIPWWTTDIGGFHGGDQESPEYRELLVRWFQYGVFCPLFRLHGFREPFVDALHPDMSGGPNEVWSYGEEVYPLLRDMLFLRERLRPYVMEQMRVAHERGLPPMRPLFVDYPGDPRAWEAEDAFLFGPDVLVAPVTELGARSRRVYLPEGSTWVDPWTGTVHAGGTEIMLDAPLDRVPVLVRGGADVPIAG; translated from the coding sequence GTGTTCAACGAGATCGAGGACGGCATCGAGTGGCGCGGCAGCCACCAGGTCGTGCGAGCCCAGGCCTGGGGCCCGGACGGCATCCGCGTCCGCGCCGGACTGTCGGTGCTGCGCGAGGACCTGCCCGGTGCCCTGGTCGAGCCACGGGTGCCGGCCACCGCGACGATCACCCTGGAGGAGGAGCGGGCCGTCCTCTCCAACGGCGCACTGACCCTGGAGATCGACGCCGCCGGGATGCTCCGCTTCCTGGACGCCGCCGGCGAGGAACTGCTCGCCGAGGAGCGCGCCCACTTCTGGTGGCCCGGTCCCCGCGCCTACAGCTCCACCGGCCACGGCTACTACCGCATCGAGCAGCGCTTTCGCGCCTACGACGGGGAGAAGGTGTTCGGGCTCGGGCAGCACACGCACGGCCTGTTCGACCAGAAGGGCGCCGTGATCGACCTCGTGCAGCGCAACGCCGAGGTCACCATCCCCTTCATGGTCTCCTCGCGCGGCTACGGGCTGCTGTGGAACAGCCCCGCCACCGGCAGGGTGGAGCTGGCCGACAACGGGACCCGGTGGGTCAGTGACAGCGCCCGCCAGATCGACTACTGGGTCACGGCGGGCGAGGGCCCCGCCGAGATCATGTCCCACTACGCGGACGCCACGGGCCACGCCCCCGAGCTGCCCGAGTTCGCCTCCGGTTTCTGGCAGTGCAAGCTGCGCTACAAGACCCAGGACGAGCTGATGGAGGTCGCTCGCGAGTACAAGCGCCGCGGGCTGCCGCTCTCGGTCATCGTCAGCGACTTCTTCCACTGGACCAACCTGGGGGACTGGAAGTTCGACCCCGCCGAGTGGCCCGATCCCAAGGCGATGGTGGAGGAGCTGCGCGAGATGGGCGTGGAGCTCATGGTGTCCGTGTGGCCCTCGGTGAGCCCGCTCAGCGAGAACTACACGGAGATGCTGGCACGCGGCTACCTCGTGGCCACCGAACAGGGGCCGCCCGTCCACGCCGACTGGGCGGAGAAGGGGGTCGACGGCCACGTGCAGGTGTCCTTCTACGACTCCACCAACCCCGACGCCCGCGCCTACGTGTGGGACAAGGTGCGACGCAACTACCTCGACCTGGGGATCCGGGTGTGGTGGCTGGACGCGTGCGAGCCGGAGATCAGGCCCGGCCACCCGGAGAACCTGCGCTACCACACCGGTCCGGGGACCGAGGTGGGCAACATCTACCCGGCCGAGCACGCGCGCGGCTTCCACGAGGGCATGCTCGCGGCGGGGGAGTCCGACGTCATCACCCTGTGCCGGTCGGCCTGGGCGGGCAGCCAGCGGCACGGCGCGGCCCTGTGGTCGGGGGACATCCCCGCCACCTTCGACTCCCTGCGCACGCAGATCCGCGCCGGGCTGAACGTCGCCATGTCCGGCATCCCGTGGTGGACCACCGACATCGGCGGCTTCCACGGGGGCGACCAGGAGTCCCCGGAGTACCGGGAGCTGCTCGTGCGCTGGTTCCAGTACGGGGTGTTCTGCCCGCTCTTCCGGCTGCACGGGTTCCGGGAGCCGTTCGTCGACGCCCTGCACCCGGACATGTCGGGCGGGCCCAACGAGGTGTGGTCCTACGGCGAGGAGGTCTACCCGCTGCTGCGGGACATGCTCTTCCTCCGCGAGCGCCTGCGCCCCTACGTCATGGAGCAGATGCGCGTCGCCCACGAGCGCGGTCTGCCGCCGATGCGGCCGTTGTTCGTGGACTACCCCGGCGACCCGCGCGCCTGGGAGGCGGAGGACGCGTTCCTCTTCGGCCCGGACGTGCTCGTGGCCCCGGTGACCGAGCTCGGGGCGCGCTCCCGCCGGGTGTACCTGCCCGAGGGCTCCACCTGGGTCGACCCGTGGACCGGCACGGTCCACGCGGGCGGCACGGAGATCATGCTCGACGCGCCCCTGGACCGGGTCCCGGTCCTGGTGCGCGGCGGCGCCGACGTGCCGATCGCCGGCTGA
- a CDS encoding LacI family DNA-binding transcriptional regulator translates to MRISDVAKHAGVSPSTVSYVLSGKRSISETTRRRVRESIDALGYQPHAGARSLASRRSNVIALVIPLREDVHVPVAMRFAVSVTTSARTHDHDVLLLTQGEGPDGLRRVAGGAMVDGVIVMDVEADDARVPVLRALDLPSVLIGVPEDVEGLTCVDLDFAAAGAACVHHLADLGHTDIAFVGQPPSVYERRTGFAERTVAGFEAAARERGVRATLHPCSPDSARTVAAGLVRDRPDLTGLIVHNEPSVAPLLDAFQELGRTPPGLSVAVIGPPAPLVPSLTSVDLPAEAVGSRAVQLLMDKIDGVGGAGVTLLEPRLTPGASTAPRT, encoded by the coding sequence GTGCGGATCTCCGACGTGGCCAAGCACGCGGGCGTGTCTCCGAGCACGGTGTCCTATGTCCTCAGCGGCAAGAGATCGATCTCCGAGACCACCAGGCGCCGCGTCCGCGAGAGCATCGACGCCCTCGGCTACCAGCCGCACGCGGGCGCGCGCTCCCTCGCCAGCCGTCGCAGCAACGTCATCGCCCTCGTCATCCCCCTGCGCGAGGACGTCCACGTCCCGGTCGCCATGCGCTTCGCCGTCTCGGTGACCACCTCCGCCCGCACCCACGACCACGACGTGCTGCTCCTGACCCAGGGCGAGGGCCCCGACGGGCTGCGCCGGGTCGCGGGCGGCGCCATGGTCGACGGCGTCATCGTCATGGACGTGGAGGCCGACGACGCGCGTGTGCCGGTGCTGCGCGCGCTGGACCTGCCCTCCGTGCTCATCGGCGTCCCGGAGGACGTCGAGGGCCTGACCTGTGTGGACCTGGACTTCGCCGCCGCCGGCGCGGCCTGCGTGCACCACCTGGCCGACCTCGGCCACACCGACATCGCCTTCGTGGGCCAGCCCCCCTCGGTCTACGAGCGGCGCACGGGGTTCGCCGAGCGCACCGTCGCCGGTTTCGAGGCCGCCGCCCGTGAACGCGGCGTGCGCGCCACCCTGCACCCCTGCTCTCCCGACAGCGCGCGGACGGTCGCCGCCGGACTCGTCCGCGACCGTCCCGACCTGACCGGCCTCATCGTCCACAACGAGCCCTCGGTCGCGCCGCTGCTGGACGCCTTCCAGGAGCTGGGCCGCACGCCCCCGGGCCTGTCCGTGGCCGTCATCGGACCGCCCGCCCCGCTCGTCCCGTCGCTCACCTCGGTCGATCTGCCCGCCGAGGCGGTCGGCTCCCGTGCCGTGCAGCTGCTCATGGACAAGATCGACGGGGTCGGCGGCGCCGGCGTGACCCTCCTGGAGCCGCGCCTGACCCCCGGTGCGAGCACCGCCCCGCGTACCTGA
- a CDS encoding alpha/beta hydrolase: protein MSRGPGRRRVVVAIVAVGVALLVLAAVGAGVWVLTPYRAEAEPLAQADALPGVRVAIGDDAVVLEPEGAASGTGVVFYPGARVEAEAYAASWSPVVEAAGTTVVIPRMPLHLAVLDPDRADTAVADHGEGVERWYLGGHSLGGAMAASHAGGDPEFPLAGVVLWGAYATEGAELSGRSDLRVLSVTGSEDGLSDPATIDANRGHLPQDAATVEIDGMNHAQFGSYGEQSGDGTARIDDSAARHALAETVTDFLERG from the coding sequence GTGAGCCGCGGCCCCGGACGCCGCCGAGTGGTCGTCGCGATCGTCGCGGTCGGCGTCGCCCTCCTCGTGCTCGCCGCCGTCGGCGCCGGTGTCTGGGTGCTGACCCCCTACCGGGCCGAGGCCGAACCCCTGGCCCAGGCCGATGCGCTGCCGGGCGTGCGGGTCGCGATCGGCGACGACGCCGTCGTCCTGGAACCCGAGGGCGCCGCCTCCGGCACCGGGGTGGTGTTCTATCCCGGCGCCCGTGTGGAGGCCGAGGCCTACGCGGCCTCCTGGTCGCCCGTCGTCGAGGCCGCGGGCACCACCGTCGTGATCCCCCGGATGCCGCTCCACCTGGCGGTCCTGGACCCGGACCGCGCCGACACCGCCGTGGCCGACCACGGTGAGGGCGTGGAACGGTGGTACCTGGGCGGTCACTCGCTGGGCGGGGCGATGGCGGCCTCCCACGCCGGAGGCGATCCGGAGTTCCCCCTGGCCGGGGTGGTGCTGTGGGGCGCCTACGCCACCGAGGGCGCCGAGCTGTCCGGCCGAAGCGATCTGCGGGTGCTCTCCGTCACCGGAAGCGAGGACGGGCTGTCCGATCCGGCCACGATCGACGCCAACCGGGGCCACCTGCCGCAGGACGCCGCCACGGTGGAGATCGACGGGATGAACCACGCCCAGTTCGGGTCCTACGGCGAACAGTCCGGAGACGGGACGGCCCGGATCGACGACTCCGCCGCCAGGCACGCCCTCGCCGAGACCGTGACGGACTTCCTGGAGCGGGGCTAG
- a CDS encoding bifunctional 2-polyprenyl-6-hydroxyphenol methylase/3-demethylubiquinol 3-O-methyltransferase UbiG — translation MNRFLPRSPLDVSWDHNSHYHAHLLRQIPAHSARSALDVGCGDGRFARVLAERGLVVDAVDASADMIALARARTPGRLPVRYQEASLAEAELDPAGYGFVSAIASLHHMPFAPALERLAGALAPGGTLAVLGLYREKDWADLATSLAALGPQWAIGLGLRAGRLLTGTPDVGTGAASAHPMPMRDPELGLREIRQTAADVLPGSRVRRLLMWRYSLVYTRPA, via the coding sequence ATGAATCGGTTCCTTCCCCGGAGTCCCCTCGACGTTTCCTGGGACCACAACAGCCACTACCACGCCCACCTCCTCCGCCAGATCCCCGCACACTCCGCTCGGTCCGCTCTCGACGTCGGGTGTGGTGACGGGCGGTTCGCCCGGGTCCTGGCGGAGCGTGGGCTGGTGGTGGACGCCGTCGACGCGTCGGCCGACATGATCGCGCTCGCGCGTGCCCGCACGCCGGGGCGCCTTCCGGTGCGCTACCAGGAGGCGTCCCTGGCCGAGGCCGAGCTGGACCCGGCGGGCTACGGGTTCGTCAGCGCGATCGCGAGCCTGCACCACATGCCGTTCGCCCCTGCCCTGGAACGCCTGGCCGGTGCCCTGGCTCCCGGCGGCACGCTGGCCGTGCTCGGCCTGTACCGGGAGAAGGACTGGGCCGACCTCGCCACGAGTCTGGCCGCGCTGGGCCCGCAGTGGGCGATCGGCCTCGGGCTGCGCGCGGGCCGCTTGCTGACGGGTACGCCCGACGTGGGTACGGGCGCGGCGAGCGCGCACCCGATGCCGATGCGCGACCCCGAGCTGGGGCTGCGCGAGATCCGCCAGACCGCCGCCGACGTCCTTCCCGGCTCCCGCGTGCGCCGGCTGCTGATGTGGCGCTACTCGCTGGTGTACACCCGTCCCGCCTGA
- a CDS encoding STAS domain-containing protein, producing MHRLGLSTRVESHSVIVAIAGELDIATAADLQEHIQSAIEDHGPWLILDLSELDFMDSSGLNVVINAYRTVRELHGSLALAALNERVTKVVRLVGLHRQVPVHQTVATAVAAMDALEAKRQAG from the coding sequence GTGCACAGGCTTGGGCTGAGCACGCGGGTCGAGAGCCACAGCGTGATCGTCGCGATCGCGGGAGAACTCGACATCGCGACCGCCGCCGACCTCCAGGAACACATCCAGTCCGCGATCGAGGACCACGGACCGTGGCTGATCCTGGACCTGTCCGAACTGGACTTCATGGATTCGAGCGGTCTGAACGTCGTCATCAACGCCTACCGCACCGTGCGTGAGCTGCACGGTTCCCTGGCGTTGGCCGCGCTGAACGAACGCGTCACCAAGGTCGTCCGCCTGGTCGGCCTGCACCGTCAGGTTCCGGTCCATCAGACCGTGGCCACCGCCGTCGCGGCGATGGACGCGCTGGAGGCCAAGCGCCAGGCGGGCTAG
- the meaB gene encoding methylmalonyl Co-A mutase-associated GTPase MeaB, which produces MTSGRRRGRPVDVDALAEGVLAGHRPTLARAITLVESRRADHARAAQELLVRLLPHTGNARRIGITGVPGVGKSTFVDTLGTRLTEAGHRVAVLAVDPSSTRTGGSILGDKTRMACLAVDPNAFIRPSPTAGTLGGVARATRETMLLMEAAGFDVVLVETVGVGQSEVTVAAMVDCFLFLTLARTGDQLQGIKKGVLELVDVVAVNKADGPHADDARKAARELSRALRLLQPVHPGWRPPVLTCSGLTGDGLDEVWGAVTEHRKVLEDEGGLAERRARQRVSWMWDQVRDRLMDSFLRDPRVSGLTPGMEEEVRSGRTTATLAAGRLLDAFTRGDDAGEEGAAGDRTGGDGHEDR; this is translated from the coding sequence GTGACCTCGGGACGCCGACGCGGGCGGCCGGTGGACGTGGACGCCCTGGCCGAGGGCGTCCTGGCCGGCCACCGCCCCACCCTGGCCCGGGCGATCACCCTGGTGGAGTCCCGCCGGGCCGACCACGCGCGGGCCGCCCAGGAGCTGCTCGTACGACTGCTGCCGCACACCGGGAACGCGCGGCGGATCGGGATCACGGGCGTGCCCGGCGTGGGCAAGTCCACGTTCGTCGACACCCTGGGCACCCGGCTGACCGAGGCCGGGCACCGGGTGGCCGTTCTGGCGGTGGATCCGTCCTCGACCCGTACCGGCGGGAGCATCCTGGGGGACAAGACCCGGATGGCGTGCCTGGCGGTGGACCCGAACGCGTTCATCCGGCCCTCGCCCACGGCGGGCACGCTGGGCGGGGTCGCCCGCGCCACCCGGGAGACCATGCTGCTGATGGAGGCGGCCGGTTTCGACGTGGTGCTCGTGGAGACCGTGGGGGTGGGCCAGTCCGAGGTGACGGTCGCCGCGATGGTCGACTGCTTCCTGTTCCTGACCCTGGCGCGGACCGGGGACCAGCTCCAGGGGATCAAGAAGGGCGTGCTGGAGCTGGTGGACGTGGTGGCGGTCAACAAGGCCGACGGTCCGCACGCCGACGACGCGCGCAAGGCCGCCCGTGAGCTGTCCCGGGCGCTGCGGCTGCTCCAGCCGGTGCACCCGGGGTGGCGTCCGCCCGTGCTGACGTGCAGCGGTCTGACCGGGGACGGCCTGGACGAGGTCTGGGGCGCCGTCACCGAGCACCGCAAGGTCCTGGAGGACGAGGGCGGCCTGGCCGAGCGGCGCGCGCGCCAGCGGGTCAGCTGGATGTGGGACCAGGTGCGCGACCGGCTGATGGACTCCTTCCTGCGCGACCCGCGCGTGAGCGGCCTCACTCCGGGCATGGAGGAGGAGGTGCGCTCGGGCAGGACGACGGCGACCCTGGCGGCGGGCCGGCTCCTCGACGCCTTCACCCGTGGTGACGACGCGGGCGAGGAGGGGGCGGCCGGTGACCGCACCGGTGGTGATGGTCACGAGGACCGTTGA
- the scpA gene encoding methylmalonyl-CoA mutase, translated as MTQDPRPGAAAIPDFSTVEARPPEPATIPEATGAAGAVNDWRAAVEADTGKAVDALEWETPEGIGVRPLYTAADRQGLDFVSGLPGVPPYLRGPYPTMYVNQPWTIRQYAGFSTAQESNAFYRRNLAAGQKGLSVAFDLATHRGYDSDHPRVAGDVGMAGVAIDSIYDMRQLFDGIPLDRMSVSMTMNGAVLPVLALYIVAAEEQGVPPEKLSGTIQNDILKEFMVRNTYIYPPGPSMRIISDIFAYTSQRMPRFNSISISGYHMQEAGATADLELAYTLADGVEYIRAGQRSGLEVDAFAPRLSFFWAIGMNFFMEVAKLRAARLLWARLVKDLGAERDKSLSLRTHSQTSGWSLTAQDVFNNVARTCVEAMAATQGHTQSLHTNALDEALALPTDFSARIARNTQLLLQQESGTTRVVDPWGGSYYVERLTQELAAQAWGHIQEVEKAGGMAAAIDAGLPKMRIEEAAARTQARIDSGRQPVIGVNKYRPDTRDEIDVLKVDNSKVRAEQLEKLARLRAERDEERVRSALEALTRAAAGESSADAALTNNLLAAAVEAARAKATVGEISDAMEKVFDRHAGQVRTIQGVYKDEVAGNADAADLMERVIARVDDFAEAEGRRPRILVAKMGQDGHDRGQKVIATAFADLGFDVDVGPLFQTPGEVAAQAVESDVHVVGVSSLAAGHLTLVPALREELARLGRDDIMIVVGGVIPPADFEALRQAGASAIFPPGTVIAEAAIGLLDQLEERLAGDRPQEGE; from the coding sequence ATGACCCAGGACCCGCGTCCCGGCGCCGCCGCGATCCCCGACTTCTCCACCGTCGAGGCCCGCCCGCCCGAGCCCGCCACCATTCCGGAGGCCACCGGGGCCGCCGGGGCGGTGAACGACTGGCGGGCGGCCGTGGAGGCCGACACCGGCAAGGCCGTCGACGCCCTGGAGTGGGAGACCCCCGAGGGCATCGGCGTGCGGCCGCTCTACACCGCCGCCGACCGGCAGGGCCTGGACTTCGTGTCCGGGCTGCCGGGCGTGCCGCCCTACCTGCGGGGCCCGTACCCGACCATGTACGTCAACCAGCCCTGGACCATCCGCCAGTACGCGGGCTTCTCCACCGCCCAGGAGTCCAACGCCTTCTACCGGCGCAACCTCGCCGCGGGCCAGAAGGGCCTGTCGGTCGCCTTCGACCTGGCCACCCACCGCGGCTACGACTCCGACCACCCGCGGGTGGCGGGCGACGTGGGCATGGCCGGGGTCGCCATCGACTCGATCTACGACATGCGCCAGCTCTTCGACGGCATCCCGCTGGACCGGATGAGCGTGTCCATGACGATGAACGGCGCGGTGCTGCCCGTCCTGGCGCTGTACATCGTGGCCGCCGAGGAACAGGGTGTGCCGCCGGAGAAGCTGTCGGGGACCATCCAGAACGACATCCTCAAGGAGTTCATGGTCCGCAACACCTACATCTACCCGCCGGGGCCCTCGATGCGGATCATCTCCGACATCTTCGCCTACACCTCCCAGCGCATGCCGCGGTTCAACTCCATCTCGATCTCCGGCTACCACATGCAGGAGGCCGGGGCCACGGCCGATCTGGAGCTGGCCTACACCCTGGCCGACGGGGTCGAGTACATCCGCGCTGGTCAGAGGTCCGGGCTGGAGGTGGACGCCTTCGCGCCGCGCCTGTCGTTCTTCTGGGCGATCGGCATGAACTTCTTCATGGAGGTCGCCAAGCTGCGCGCGGCCCGGCTGCTGTGGGCGCGGCTGGTCAAGGACCTGGGGGCGGAGCGGGACAAGTCGCTGAGCCTGCGCACGCACTCGCAGACCTCGGGGTGGTCGCTGACCGCCCAGGACGTGTTCAACAACGTGGCCCGCACGTGCGTGGAGGCCATGGCCGCGACCCAGGGCCACACCCAGTCGCTGCACACCAACGCCCTGGACGAGGCGCTGGCGCTGCCCACCGACTTCTCCGCCCGCATCGCCCGCAACACCCAGCTGCTGTTGCAGCAGGAGTCGGGGACCACCCGGGTGGTGGACCCCTGGGGCGGCAGCTACTACGTGGAGCGCCTGACCCAGGAGCTCGCCGCCCAGGCGTGGGGGCACATCCAGGAGGTGGAGAAGGCGGGCGGGATGGCCGCGGCGATCGACGCGGGCCTGCCCAAGATGCGCATCGAGGAGGCGGCGGCGCGCACCCAGGCGCGCATCGACTCGGGGCGCCAGCCGGTGATCGGCGTGAACAAGTACCGTCCCGACACCCGCGACGAGATCGACGTGCTCAAGGTCGACAACTCCAAGGTGCGCGCCGAGCAGCTGGAGAAGCTGGCGCGGCTGCGCGCCGAACGCGACGAGGAGCGGGTGCGCTCGGCGCTGGAGGCGCTGACGCGGGCCGCGGCGGGCGAGTCGAGTGCGGACGCGGCGCTGACCAACAACCTGTTGGCGGCGGCGGTGGAGGCGGCACGGGCCAAGGCGACGGTGGGGGAGATCTCCGACGCGATGGAGAAGGTCTTCGACCGGCACGCCGGGCAGGTCCGTACGATTCAGGGCGTGTACAAGGACGAGGTGGCGGGCAACGCGGACGCGGCGGATCTGATGGAGCGGGTGATCGCCCGCGTCGACGACTTCGCCGAGGCGGAGGGGCGCCGGCCCCGCATCCTGGTCGCGAAGATGGGCCAGGACGGGCACGACCGGGGCCAGAAGGTCATCGCGACGGCGTTCGCCGACCTGGGGTTCGACGTGGACGTGGGTCCGCTGTTCCAGACCCCGGGCGAGGTCGCCGCGCAGGCGGTGGAGTCCGATGTGCACGTGGTCGGGGTGTCCTCGCTCGCGGCGGGGCACCTGACCCTGGTGCCGGCGCTGCGCGAGGAGCTGGCCCGGTTGGGCCGCGACGACATCATGATCGTGGTGGGCGGGGTCATTCCCCCGGCGGACTTCGAGGCCCTGCGGCAGGCGGGCGCGTCGGCGATCTTCCCGCCCGGGACGGTGATCGCCGAGGCCGCGATCGGCCTGCTCGACCAGCTGGAGGAGCGCTTGGCCGGCGACCGGCCGCAGGAGGGGGAGTGA
- a CDS encoding methylmalonyl-CoA mutase family protein, with amino-acid sequence MDVSESEVGGAAAGPNWAEGFPEASYEQWRGLVAGVLRKSGVAEERLADAPESVLATPTYDGFDIAPLYTGSTRESDPGLPGQAPFVRGYRPGGHGHHGWDVRARHTDTDPAVLRRRLHDDLINGVSSLWITVGSARAPGVAASALSEVLADVHLDLAPVVVDAGSDYADAARALLTAHQDAGVPDGRIISHLGIDPLTTAARAGERPEVAGPVRFAAEHAAGRPGLGLVVADGTLVHDAGGSEAQEIGFAVAAGTAYLRALSEAGLDLADAARRIEFRLAANADQFAVIAKLRAVRGMWNQVLQTCGVPARDRVMRVHAATSQAMMTRRDAHVNMLRTTVACFAAGVGGADAVTVAPFDSAVGVSDDFARRIARNTQSLLVEEAHLAQVIDPAGGSFYAESLTGDLYRAGWAFFQEVEAAGGAADALGSGMLADRVDQVWERRRRDLAHRRAPLTGVSEFPHLDEPPLPRPAAPALGAPGGFPVRRYAQEFEALRDRADAQTGDTGHRPTVFLATLGPVAAHTARASFAVNLLAAGGIAVHEPGPLEGAAEAAEAFAASGSRIAVICSSDAVYAEAAEAVARALKGAGARRVLLAGSPRDAYREAGVDAFAHRGCDAVALLTDLADVMLTDPAHPSPAIARGGSTGVGLPPSTDASGADSSGFSERASS; translated from the coding sequence ATGGACGTTTCCGAGAGCGAGGTCGGCGGAGCCGCGGCCGGTCCCAACTGGGCCGAAGGATTCCCCGAGGCCTCCTACGAACAGTGGCGGGGGCTCGTGGCCGGGGTCCTGCGTAAGAGCGGGGTCGCCGAGGAACGCCTCGCGGACGCGCCCGAGTCCGTCCTGGCCACCCCCACCTACGACGGCTTCGACATCGCTCCCCTCTACACCGGGTCGACGCGGGAGAGCGATCCCGGCCTGCCCGGCCAGGCCCCCTTCGTCCGCGGCTACCGGCCCGGCGGCCACGGACACCACGGTTGGGACGTGCGCGCCCGGCACACCGACACCGACCCCGCCGTCCTGCGGCGCCGCCTGCACGACGACCTCATCAACGGCGTCTCCTCGCTCTGGATCACCGTGGGCTCCGCGCGCGCCCCCGGGGTGGCCGCGTCCGCGCTGAGCGAGGTCCTGGCCGACGTCCACCTGGACCTGGCGCCCGTGGTGGTGGACGCGGGCTCCGACTACGCCGACGCGGCCCGCGCCCTGCTCACCGCGCACCAGGACGCGGGGGTACCCGACGGGCGGATCATCTCCCACCTGGGCATCGACCCCCTGACCACCGCCGCCCGGGCCGGGGAGCGCCCCGAGGTGGCCGGCCCCGTGCGCTTCGCGGCCGAGCACGCCGCCGGCCGCCCCGGGCTGGGGCTCGTGGTCGCCGACGGCACGCTGGTCCACGACGCGGGCGGCTCCGAGGCACAGGAGATCGGCTTCGCGGTGGCCGCCGGCACCGCCTACCTGCGGGCCCTGAGCGAGGCGGGCCTGGACCTGGCCGACGCCGCCCGCCGGATCGAGTTCCGCCTGGCCGCCAACGCCGACCAGTTCGCCGTGATCGCCAAGCTGCGCGCCGTGCGGGGGATGTGGAACCAGGTGCTCCAGACCTGCGGTGTGCCGGCCCGGGACCGGGTGATGCGGGTGCACGCGGCCACGTCGCAGGCGATGATGACGCGCCGCGACGCGCACGTGAACATGCTGCGCACCACCGTGGCGTGCTTCGCCGCCGGGGTGGGCGGCGCGGACGCGGTGACCGTGGCGCCCTTCGACTCCGCGGTCGGGGTGAGCGACGACTTCGCCCGCCGGATCGCCCGCAACACCCAGTCGCTGCTGGTGGAGGAGGCGCACCTGGCGCAGGTCATCGACCCGGCCGGGGGGTCCTTCTACGCCGAGTCGCTCACCGGGGACCTGTACCGGGCGGGCTGGGCGTTCTTCCAGGAGGTGGAGGCCGCGGGCGGTGCGGCCGACGCGCTCGGCTCCGGGATGCTGGCCGACCGGGTGGACCAGGTATGGGAACGGCGCCGCCGGGACCTGGCGCACCGCCGCGCCCCGCTGACCGGGGTGAGCGAGTTCCCGCACCTGGACGAGCCGCCGCTGCCGCGCCCCGCCGCCCCCGCACTGGGCGCTCCGGGCGGTTTCCCGGTGCGGCGCTACGCCCAGGAGTTCGAGGCGCTGCGCGATCGCGCCGACGCCCAGACGGGCGACACCGGCCATCGGCCGACCGTCTTCCTGGCCACGCTGGGACCGGTGGCGGCGCACACCGCGCGGGCCTCGTTCGCCGTGAACCTGCTGGCGGCCGGCGGCATCGCCGTGCACGAGCCGGGGCCGTTGGAGGGGGCGGCCGAGGCCGCGGAGGCCTTCGCGGCGTCGGGCAGCCGTATCGCGGTGATCTGCTCCTCGGACGCGGTCTACGCCGAGGCGGCCGAGGCGGTGGCGCGTGCGCTCAAGGGCGCGGGGGCCCGCCGGGTCCTTCTGGCGGGATCGCCGCGCGACGCCTACCGGGAGGCGGGCGTGGACGCCTTCGCCCACCGGGGCTGTGACGCCGTCGCCCTGTTGACCGATCTGGCGGACGTGATGCTCACCGACCCGGCCCACCCGTCGCCCGCCATCGCCCGAGGGGGTTCCACGGGGGTCGGGCTACCACCCTCAACGGACGCCTCCGGCGCAGACTCTTCCGGATTCAGCGAAAGGGCGAGCTCATGA